From Carettochelys insculpta isolate YL-2023 chromosome 22, ASM3395843v1, whole genome shotgun sequence, one genomic window encodes:
- the LOC142024647 gene encoding uncharacterized protein LOC142024647 isoform X2 — MSRILLIWGFVGSCWAQRLEVPGAGVAVRPGDTTLLPATLHLPAPPPASFQLRWRFLPTGRLVLLVVAQGCGPAPWRLSCRLGLEPGRGYEGRAGLGPRDASLELRGACPEDAGPYRVSLLGLELHAAAELNLSLATDPATDPATVLPPITPAPPDAVEPQDNLEPPLAPAQARLEGGKAVGSNAVRLGLAGLVLCLLAVIVGKCRSTARPAAGSSTDRRRAVPNLGPRQARGLNAASFPTGSSG; from the exons aTGAGCAGGATTCTCCTGATTTGGGGCTTTGTAG GCAGCTGCTGGGCGCAGCGGCTGGAGGTGCCGGGAGCCGGCGTGGCGGTGAGGCCGGGGGACAcaaccctgctcccagccaccctgCACCTGCCGGCCCCGCCGCCCGCCTCCTTCCAGCTGCGCTGGCGCTTCCTACCCACGGGccggctggtgctgctggtggtggcccaGGGCTGTGGCCCGGCCCCCTGGCGCCTCTCCTGCCGCCTGGGCCTGGAGCCGGGCCGGGGCTACGAGGGCCGAGCCGGGCTGGGGCCCCGCGACGCCTCTCTGGAGCTGCGTGGCGCCTGCCCCGAGGACGCCGGCCCCTACCGTGTCAGCCTGCTGGGCCTGGAGCTGCACGCCGCCGCCGAGCTCAACCTCAGCCTGGCCACCGACCCCGCCACAG ATCCAGCCACCGTCCTGCCGCCCATCACGCCGGCGCCCCCCGACGCCGTTGAACCGCAGG ACAACCTGGAGCCGCCCCTGGCGCCAGcacaggccaggctggagggtgggAAAGCCGTGGGGTCCAATGCTGTCCGGCTGGGCCTGGCGGGGCTGGTTCTGTGCCTGCTGGCGGTGATCGTGGGCAAG TGCCGGTCCACAGCCCGTCCTGCGGCGGGGAGTTCCACCGATCGCCGCCGGGCTGTGCCTAACCTGGGCCCCCGCCAGGCTCGCGGCCTGAATGCAGCTTCATTTCCGACGGGAAGCAGCGGCTGA
- the LOC142024647 gene encoding uncharacterized protein LOC142024647 isoform X1, with product MSRILLIWGFVGSCWAQRLEVPGAGVAVRPGDTTLLPATLHLPAPPPASFQLRWRFLPTGRLVLLVVAQGCGPAPWRLSCRLGLEPGRGYEGRAGLGPRDASLELRGACPEDAGPYRVSLLGLELHAAAELNLSLATDPATDPATVLPPITPAPPDAVEPQDNLEPPLAPAQARLEGGKAVGSNAVRLGLAGLVLCLLAVIVGKHILSPSPPAAAEPEPYPAPAGPSPAPPTIYVLRELPKPAASEEFYSLLH from the exons aTGAGCAGGATTCTCCTGATTTGGGGCTTTGTAG GCAGCTGCTGGGCGCAGCGGCTGGAGGTGCCGGGAGCCGGCGTGGCGGTGAGGCCGGGGGACAcaaccctgctcccagccaccctgCACCTGCCGGCCCCGCCGCCCGCCTCCTTCCAGCTGCGCTGGCGCTTCCTACCCACGGGccggctggtgctgctggtggtggcccaGGGCTGTGGCCCGGCCCCCTGGCGCCTCTCCTGCCGCCTGGGCCTGGAGCCGGGCCGGGGCTACGAGGGCCGAGCCGGGCTGGGGCCCCGCGACGCCTCTCTGGAGCTGCGTGGCGCCTGCCCCGAGGACGCCGGCCCCTACCGTGTCAGCCTGCTGGGCCTGGAGCTGCACGCCGCCGCCGAGCTCAACCTCAGCCTGGCCACCGACCCCGCCACAG ATCCAGCCACCGTCCTGCCGCCCATCACGCCGGCGCCCCCCGACGCCGTTGAACCGCAGG ACAACCTGGAGCCGCCCCTGGCGCCAGcacaggccaggctggagggtgggAAAGCCGTGGGGTCCAATGCTGTCCGGCTGGGCCTGGCGGGGCTGGTTCTGTGCCTGCTGGCGGTGATCGTGGGCAAG CACATTCTGTCCCCGAGCCCCCCAGCCGCCGCGGAGCCAGAGCCGTACCCAGCGCCTGccggccccagccctgcgccaCCCACCATCTACGTCCTCCGAGAGCTGCCCAAGCCAGCCGCCTCCGAGGAGTTCTATTCCCTCCTCCACTGA
- the LOC142024651 gene encoding protein S100-A16-like, translating into MAGKDSELEKGLHAIVDSFYRYAKGPPGKQGLDQAGFKQFLKNELSHQLTEVQSAEAVKNLLQKLDKDHNQLISFDEYWELIAFLCQTIQRYRYSQ; encoded by the exons ATGGCTGGGAAGGACTCGGAGCTGGAGAAAGGCCTCCACGCCATCGTGGACAGCTTCTACCGCTACGCCAAGGGCCCCCCCGGCAAGCAGGGGCTGGACCAGGCAGGGTTCAAGCAGTTCCTCAAAAATGAACTGAGCCATCAGCTCACG GAGGTGCAGAGCGCCGAGGCGgtgaagaacctgctgcagaagttgGATAAGGACCACAACCAGCTCATCTCCTTTGACGAGTACTGGGAGCTGATCGCCTTCCTCTGCCAAACCATCCAGCGTTACCGCTACAGCCAGTAG